A stretch of Cicer arietinum cultivar CDC Frontier isolate Library 1 chromosome 5, Cicar.CDCFrontier_v2.0, whole genome shotgun sequence DNA encodes these proteins:
- the LOC140920495 gene encoding uncharacterized protein: MEDTIIEVREDFMLSPAGDSQPTFRTAHFLKPIANSIDKPSFVFNPSFSSYEFEPKEWQLKIHFNGWRYPHKKWVCWVDELKQKYESVWKKAGIFEAITSTKCKIKKNQDLVYGVVEKWCCESNTFVFSFGEATITLEDVRVLGGYSLFGDPVFTPLEDDEMKEVEKKLILARQVKSKSKKGVAPSTSMWMDIFINKGSEIEHEAFLATWLSIFVFPHKLNLVKSSLFPVAIHLARGNQIALAPAVLASLYKDLSLFKESIVGLEKCSLKGVRFPLELEVNLRSPFYLVQIWVWERFQNLQPQPKLINNGDHVLLKWDMVKGLEIDNVRLALDSAVDDFLWRSYVGYADKCGVFYPIDECWIPFKKDLNKEMLSFVTCLRVSELVGFDSIEQYLPHRVSMQFGMDQDVPSYVPRFNETKNIAWENYCRPISDRAFYFPSRFFEADVTARYTKWWKKSVLGRGDFVDNIVRRKRSVRSRKHTPHEVPPEFLTKLDDNVTFGKSCDDGSSPELLKNVPSENSVQDGFKADENIDADAPSSLTPKLNNLTPLVLVEYCKPVLEEKKCVGIINESNQLLSQFSSAEYEDFKQILPLQKPVTEENIELSRGVLEDEAKDENESIEERLSSDRISQTGTQGESYSYLSEENIVELELRISRLEIVLTKLKMERFGQN, translated from the coding sequence ATGGAAGATACCATCATAGAAGTGAGAGAAGATTTCATGCTTTCACCTGCTGGTGATAGTCAACCAACTTTCAGAACTGCACATTTTCTAAAACCAATTGCAAACTCCATTGATAAACCATCTTTTGTGTTTAACCCATCATTTTCTTCTTATGAGTTTGAACCAAAGGAATGGCAATTAAAAATCCATTTCAATGGTTGGCGCTACCCACATAAGAAATGGGTTTGTTGGGTTGATGAACTTAAACAGAAATATGAATCAGTGTGGAAAAAAGCTGGAATCTTTGAAGCTATAACGAGTACTAAGtgcaaaataaagaaaaatcaagACTTGGTTTATGGGGTTGTTGAGAAATGGTGTTGTGAGAGTAATACCTTTGTGTTTTCCTTTGGTGAAGCAACAATCACTTTGGAAGATGTTAGGGTTTTGGGTGGTTACTCTCTCTTTGGTGATCCTGTTTTCACTCCACTTGAAGACGATGAAATGAAAGAGGTGGAGAAGAAATTGATCCTTGCAAGACAAGTGAAGAGTAAAAGTAAGAAGGGTGTGGCTCCTTCAACATCAATGTGGATGgatattttcattaataaagGTAGTGAGATTGAGCATGAAGCATTTCTTGCTACTTGgttatcaatttttgtttttcctcataaattaaatttggtgAAAAGTTCTTTGTTTCCTGTTGCTATTCATCTTGCTAGAGGGAATCAAATTGCTTTGGCACCAGCTGTTTTGGCTAGCCTATATAAGGATTTGAGTTTGTTTAAGGAAAGTATTGTTGGTTTGGAAAAATGTTCATTAAAAGGTGTTAGATTTCCTTTGGAGTTGGAGGTTAATCTACGGTCACCCTTTTACTTGGTTCAAATTTGGGTTTGGGAGAGGTTTCAAAATTTGCAACCACAACCCAAGTTGATCAACAATGGAGACCATGTGTTGTTGAAGTGGGATATGGTTAAGGGTTTGGAAATTGATAATGTTAGGTTGGCATTAGACTCTGCTGTGGATGATTTTCTTTGGCGTTCGTATGTCGGGTATGCCGATAAGTGTGGAGTGTTTTATCCAATTGATGAATGTTGGATACCATTTAAGAAAGATTTGAATAAAGAAATGTTGTCATTTGTTACATGTTTGAGAGTTTCTGAGCTTGTTGGATTTGACTCTATAGAGCAATATCTCCCACATAGAGTTTCTATGCAATTTGGAATGGATCAAGATGTTCCAAGTTATGTGCCTAGGTTCAATGAGACTAAAAACATTGCTTGGGAAAATTATTGTAGGCCAATATCTGATAGAGCTTTTTATTTTCCATCTAGATTTTTCGAGGCTGATGTTACCGCGCGTTATACAAAGTGGTGGAAGAAATCGGTATTGGGTCGTGGCGATTTTGTTGACAATATTGTGCGGCGGAAGAGAAGTGTAAGATCAAGAAAACATACACCTCATGAGGTTCCACCCGAGTTTCTTACCAAACTTGATGACAATGTTACATTTGGAAAATCTTGTGATGATGGTTCAAGTCCTGAACTTTTGAAAAATGTTCCCTCTGAAAATTCTGTTCAAGATGGTTTCAAAGCTGATGAAAATATTGATGCTGATGCTCCTTCAAGTTTAACTCCAAAGCTAAACAATCTGACTCCTTTGGTACTTGTTGAATATTGTAAGCCTGTCTTGGAAGAGAAGAAATGTGTTGGCATAATCAATGAATCAAATCAACTGTTGAGCCAATTTTCTTCAgcagaatatgaagattttaaGCAAATATTACCGCTGCAAAAGCCGGTCACAGAAGAAAACATTGAACTTTCAAGAGGTGTTTTGGAGGATGAGGCTAAAGATGAAAATGAGAGCATAGAGGAAAGGTTGTCAAGTGACAGGATCAGCCAAACTGGGACTCAAGGTGAAAGCTATAGCTATTTATCCGAAGAAAACATTGTGGAACTTGAACTGAGAATTAGCCGACTGGAGATAGTGCTTACAAAATTGAAGATGGAAAGGTTTGGTCAGAATTGA